A segment of the Anopheles cruzii chromosome 2, idAnoCruzAS_RS32_06, whole genome shotgun sequence genome:
TCGCTTTCAAAGATCATCGCTGTTATCACGTGCATGCGGGATAACGACGATGTGGGTCGCACTGACTACAGCTGATAAGAAACTGTTTCCTGATGTTTCACCCCTTTCTCATGAATCAAATCCGCTCGATGATTACGCACAGTGAACCCTCGAAGCGACCGGGTTCGATCGGAGCGTGATGACTAGAAAGAAACCGTCAAAATGGCATCATACGTACCTTTGGAATCGCCTGACACGATGGCAGAGTCTTTGAACGAACGGTTCGCTTTCTTCACCGGAGAGCCATCCCTTGATTCATCCTCCTGATGGAGACATAGTGAAATTACCATGAAATGATTTGAAATCCTGTAGCATCGTACGAGTTTGCGTTGGACACTTACACCAACGTATCGGTGCCACAGCATACAACCGTACACGAAGAGCACCGAAAGCACAGCCTGTATCAGCAGCCACACCAGAATGTTCTTCACCTGCGTCCGCTCGAAAAGTTCTTTACCATTCTTGATGCAAAGTATGGCTTCCGATACGAGGATTGCGATGTAAACCCAACACTGGGTTCCGAGCCGCTTGCAGCGGGTATCCGTAACGTAGATGTAGTACTGCCGGACGGATGGTGCCGTAAATAGACCGACAAACACCAATCGACCGATCACTACCGGATGCGAGGGGGGCATTTCAAAGATGTGCTTTAGGAAGAACGTATTCAACTCGGTCAACTAGAGACAAGGAGGGAGCATTAGATCAGTTAGTAATCGTGGGCTATTGGGCGCTATCTTACCTGCCACAGAAGCACCAGCTGGGAAACGGCCAAAAATCGCATATAGGTACACTTCGGATCGAGCCACCGTACGGGGGCCCAACTTTCGGGAGTAAATTGTAGCACAGCGCGCTTCAGCTTGCCAGTTGTGGAAAAGATGTCACGTATGCTGGCCCACTTGTACTCGCGCATCTCCAGTAGCTTACAGATTCGCAGTCCGCACCAAATGCCGAACCCATTGCACAGTAACACATCCAGTATCATCGCGTCCCACCAGCACTCGGCAAAGTTTGGCAGCAGATGGGCAAAGGTGATTTCCGTAATCTCCCACATGATCGAGATGGCCCACAGGATGCCCATGTGCCGGATGAGAACCGCCTTAAAGGCCCAGCCGAGAAAGTGACCCCAAGCGAACACGTCCACGTGCGACCAGATGCGCTCCAGCGACATATCCGAGCAGTTGGTGGCATATTGCTACAATGAAAAGTGTGGTCGTTAGCAATGCTGTAGATGCTGTCACATAGCGGACTCGCAGCTTACCTTCTCCATGTCGATGTGAAAGTCCTTCAGCTTGGGATCGAACCAATAGAAGATGCCCATGATCGACTTGTAGTCTTGGAACATGAGGAACTGTAGGAACATCAGGTAGAGCACCGAAAGCCCGAACAGCATGCGCCAGACCACCGGATGCGGACGGGTGAACGGTCCATTCGGAAACGCGAGCACGGAGATTATGAGGAAAAAGAAGATCACACACACCATGCCGGCCCATATGTTTTCGTGAATATCCGACTGATCACTGCCGTGCGAAAGAGGGGAGTAATAAAAAGAATGAGAGAAAAATATTACAAATATtataatattaaaataaattttcttgGGGACACTTTTCCGTTTCAAAATGGGTCATCATTCTATTAACTTCTGATCATTTCTTCTAAAGCGGTAGAACTTCAATTTCCACGGAACACGCGGTCATCGTAGCAGGCGAATGATCGATTATCTAACCGCGGAGTCGGGTGACTTAAAGggtgctttttttgttttttcgttcagCCTTGTAACGCATCGATCAGTGGTCAAAGTACAATTGTTCCGATGGTGTTACCGTTGACGAAGGGCCAGATTACCACTGATTCGGCGTTTCGGCTGTATTAGAAGTTTGAACGGTGCACTTAGAACCAGGCACTACTTACCGTACGAACGCAAAGTACATCACTCCGAATATCGAAACGGCCAGCAGGGTGATCGTGTGGGGTTTGTAGAAAAAGTTCAGCGATATATCGTCGACCGGCCGCTCGTTGATAAACTTAAACTCGTTAATGACCATCGTGCGCTCTGAGGCGTGCAGTGACTGCGTTTCATTGCCAATGCCGcggtcggcggccggcggaggactgctccgttttttcatcgttttccgCTTCTGCACAACAACAGTACGTCCGGATGGTCGGGTTGTTGCTGCTCCGCCAGGGCCACAGTGCAGGCAGTTCCGTTCTCTGTTTCCTGCTTTATGCAGGGTAAGCAGAACGCACGGACGGCGTGTTAAGCGAAGTTGTACGGATGCCGGAGAACTGACCAACTCGCGAGTGGCACACTGTTAACGAAGCGCATGGAGTGTTGATTAAAGTATGCCTTGCTTTGTtctaattgaattaaaatcgATTGCGCTGCGTGTGTTGGGGAACAAAAGTACACGACCCAGTATGAGAACAATAGTCCCACGGATGAGGGTACTCGGCCACCGGCTATCACACTGAAGCAAGCCGAAACTACGATTGCCAGCAACCGAGATTCATGTTTACTGGACAGGATTTCTTTCAATATTCGGCACGTTTTCGCCAATTACGGGCTCCGGTACACTACAAAGCCCAGAATACACAACTCGCACGACGACTATTCTCGCGACTATTGATTACATCAGAGTGACGTTTGGGCACTGATAACGTGCGTTACGTTCTGCCCGCCTAACGCTTACTCCGATCGGAGTATGTTTGTCTGGAAATGGATCTGTATCATGGCCAAGTTTAGCCAAGAGATTAATGCGATGATATTTCTTAGTAATTCTGCTGAGAATTGCGTAAAAATGCCAATGACTCAATTTCCCAAAAAACACGTAACCCTACCCGGCGACTCGATCAGCTGTCAGTAAGCTGTCAAGTTTGCCGAACTCACCACCGAagataaataataacaaaaatcCGTAGTTCTGTGCTACGTGTTTGATAAGCTTTCGATTGCTGCTTGAAGCCCATTTCATTTTTAATCTAACGAAGCCTCCGTGAATTGTGCGTGTTTAGTTTTGTGTTCGGAAAGAAGGAAGCTACCCGTCGAGCGTTGTAGAATGCGCTTTCTAGATTCCTTGCGACGATTAGATGCCTACCCGAAGATTGACAATGAGTTCAGTGTCCGCACGGTCAGCGGCGCGGCATGTAAGTTTAAACGGTGAAGAAAAGGTCAATTAAACTCGCTACACAGTGTTTTCGTGATTCTTTCTTTCAGTAACGCTCGTCAGTTCGATTGTGATTGTGGTGCTAGTGATAGGCGAAATAAATGCTTACCTTTCTCCTAACGTAGCCGAGGAGCTGTTCGTGGACACGACACGCGGGCATAAGCTTAAAATTAACTTAGATTTTACCATACCCAGGATATCGTGCGAATGTAAGTTGTAatctggtggccaccgcattgtttattcaaattttttgGAATCTTTCGAAGATGTATCACTGGATGCGCAAGATTCAACGGGAGAGCAGCATCTGCACATCGAGCATAACATCTACAAACGAAGGCTGGATCTGCAAGGCAATCAGATCGAAGAACCAAAGAAAGAGGACATTCAGGCATCGACGAAGCGCATATCGAGTACAGAGGCTCCGTCCACCGATAAACCCGCCTGTGGTAGCTGTTATGGCGCGGGAAGAAATGAATCTCAGTATGTTTGGCATCGTTTCTGATATGACCCCAACGCCGGAAACTGcatgtttgttgtttgattcCCTTTCCGTAGATGCTGCAATACCTGCCAGGAGGTGATCGATGCATACCGTGAACGAAAATGGAATCCCAATGTGGAGGACTTCGAACAGTGCAAAAACAGCAACGACGGTAGCGTGGAAGGGCAGGCATTCAACGAGGGATGCCACATTTACGGAACGCTGGAGGTGAACCGGGTTGAAGGTCGTTTCCACATTGCGCCTGGCAAAAGTTTCTCCATTAACCACATTCACGTGCACGACGTTCAACCGTACTCGTCCAGTCGCTTCAACACCACGCACTTCATCAACAGACTGTCGTTCGGTGAACAATTTGGTTTCGGAACGACCCAGCCACTCGATGGACTTTACGTGATCGCGGCGGAAGGTAAGCATCGGCAAGCTAGGGCATAGGTTAATTTTATTCGTGAGTCCTTAAACGTTACAATTTAAATGTTATCAACGAGCGCAAATTCCTTGTGGTGTGGATCAGCCTTAGCATCGAATGCCCGTTCCAATTGCCATGAAGGTGCCGAAGGTGCCACCGCCCTGCACCATAACTTTGCCCACGTTATTTATCAGCTCTCGTCCGCGCAGGCCGTATCTGTGACGAAGAATGAACATGTTTGGTGTATGTTCTCGCTAACGGATAACGATCGCATCATTACCGGAGTGCCGAAAAGCCTCCGAAGAGTGCTCCGCTCGCCATTCCCACGCAGAAGCCGATTGTGAAGCCCATCTTCATACGATCGAAGCAACTCGGCTGCTGATTCTGGTTGTAAACGTTTCCCGGTACTGCAGGCATTATGGCTGACTGTGCGTTCGAGAGTTCGACAGGCGCGCTTGCAACGGTTGTGCCACAAATTCGATGCCGGTTCGGTGAAAGGGCAGAAAACTTGTTTATTGTAAAAACACGCAACTTATCACGTAATAGAACTTTGTACCGTGAGAGAACGttgcgtttgacgtttcgttttGACAGTCCGGTGTGGTGagatttaaaaatgaaaagagAGTATCTCGTTTCTATGTTTTCGCTCTGTGCTCTCTTTTTCGCTTGGCGCAAATTCGGATGGAATAATTGTGCcgttcttttttccgtttcaggTGCAATGATGTTCCAGTATTACATCAAAATCGTACCAACCATGTTTGTCCCATTGGAAGGACCCACTCTCTACACAAATCAATTTTCCGTCACTAAACACCAAAAGAGTGTAACGGCCATGAGCGGGGAAACCGGGATGCCCGGCATTTTCGTCAATTACGAGCTGTCGCCGTTGATGGTGAAGTatacagaaaaacaaaagtaagtCCGTCCGCAATTGTTTCGGATGAAACACTAAACGTTCATTCTATTTTAGTTCCCTCGGTCACTTCGCGACAAACGTGTGTGCAATAATTGGAGGCATTTTCACGGTAGCTGGCATCGTCGATTCCTTGCTGTTTACTTCGATACACGTGATAAAGCGCAAGATTGAGCTTGGCAAGGCTAGCTAATGCTCATTATGGAGCAGCACGCAGCACAGTGGGGACACTGAATCTGTatactttttcttttatttttttcaaattgcttCACCGCCTTTCAGGGCACTGTTTTTATCGGACTAACCGCGGCACTGCTTGCCCGTTTACAGTGTTTTCAAGAAACGATTGTAACATTCCATGTTAGATTTGGCTATTTCTGTCACAAACTCCTCGTCCGTCCCTGCGACCAGTGTTTTTAGCGGAATATAAAGCTCCTTTCTGGGATCGTACTGCGTTTTGCCAAGAAATTTGAGAAATCCGTGCCTTTGTTTGATCCGAAACTCGCGCGTTAGCAACAGGTCGGGCGTTTGCAGGATTTCCGCGTGCGTCAGCTTCATCTGCCGGTGGATGTAATCAAACCGACGTTGTAGCGCTTCCGTGTCTTGAAAGTGCAAAGTTTCGAGAGATTAATTACTGCTTTTTCGTAGGTCCTTGAGACGGTCACATCACTTACTTATCATCCATATTCTAGGTTTATCCAGCAACAGCCGCTTGATTTCGTCCTTTTCGAAGCCCATCTCTTCCTGCACGCTAAACGTGTTCTTTCGGACATGTTCCATGCTATACGTGATAAGTCGCGGCTGCTTGGCCGCTAGCGTTCGAACCTCTCCACCGTCTAACTGAAATGTTTTCTGAAAGTATCCCAACCGGCCATCTATGCGCTTTGTGTTGAACATCAGCCAGAACGGATTTTTCGTGACGATGCGTGTGATCTGTTCGGGCACGAAGCACTTTGAATTCAGGTAGTTGATCCTTGTTTGCAAATTTCCTAGATCCTCTTTGAATATGAGTGGGTTTTTCGTAATAAATTCTCCCAGTGCCACTGAGGGCACACCAGCGTCAGACAGAAACCGGATATGTTCCCTCATGTCACGATCGAAATCCAAACGAAGCACAAACTGGGCGATACCTTTGCGCTTCTCCAGTTTGTGCAATTCTACACCGAGCGATACTAACTGCTTCAGTGTGTTCGATTTGTTCACGTACGCAGCAAAATTGAAAGACGGTTGGGTGTTTGGAAATGCCTCGACCGCCAACGGATCCGGAACGGGCTCAAGCACGGATCGGTTTTCCTCCCGGAGCAACTGATTGAATTCGTTTGCCAAATCATCTTCGTAGTGCCGGAGCTTAACACTTGGCTGCGTTAGCGGAACAGCGACATTTGAACACTGGCGAACGTGTGATCTGGCGTCTGCTCGAACTAGTATTTCTATTGCTTTTGCCACTATTCGGCGCATTTTGGAACAACTTCTATCTCCTGGGCCGGCTTTGAAAAAGTGTGTTTATTGTTATGATGTGATCTCTTTAAAACATCGAACTCCGGTTGAAAAACATCGCTTGTGTAGTCTGCTATGAAGagtgacagctgtcaaacggatcaaaacaaaccggttCTGGTTTTGCATCGCAGAGATTGTACTGAAAAACAAGCGGATTCCCGGTTTTTATCAATTCAAGGACCAGATTAAAACATTCTGAAGGATGTCGCTCGCGGACGAATTGCTGGCCGACCTGGAGgatgacaacgacgacgttgAAGAGTTGGACGAAGCGAAGGAAGAAGCGAAATCTGCTGCCCCAGCCGATAATGGCGAGCGTGATTCGGACGGCGAAGAAGATGCCATGATATTCGACGTGAAGGATGAACCGATGGAAATCAATGTCTCGGTGGCGTCGATACGGGAGATCTGCAAATTGCGCGACTCGGACCGACTGGGAAAGGTGCTGTCGCAGATCGAGACGTATGCCCAAAACCCACGTACAACAAAAGAGATGGTTGGTAACGTGGAATCGGATCCGGAGTATCAGCTGATCGTGGAAGCCAATAACATTGCGGTGGACATCGATAGCGAGATCTGTAAGTACGGGTTAGAACCCGTGGCATCCTGAAACTTATTTTATCCATCAATCTTTGCAGCAACAATTCACAGGTTTGTCAAAGATAAGTATCAAAAACGATTCCCGGAGCTCGATTCCCTCATCATGGTAGAAATGGACTACATCAGAAGTGTCCGTGAGCTGGGTAATGATCTCGATCAGGCGAAGAATAACGAACGGTTGCAGGAGATCATAACGCAAGCAACGATTATGATCGTCTCGGTTACCGCATCAACAACGCAAGGGTAAAGTTGAGGGTTGATCGTTTTTCAATTCTCGCTCCAATCTGACGCGGATTTTCCGCTATTGTAGGACTAAGTTGGAAAAACACGAACTGGATCAAATCTTTGAAGCATGCGATATGGCGGTAGAGTTGAGCGATTTCAAAAGCAAGATTTTCGAATACGTCGAAAGTCGGATGACATTCATCGCTCCGAACATGTCGATGATAGTTGGTGCATCGACGGCCGCCAAACTGGTGGGCTTGGCCGGTGGACTGACAAAGCTTTCGAAAATGCCAGCCTGCAACGTACAGGTGTTGGGggcgcagaaaaaaacactctCCGGGTAGGTTTTACAATTTTGCTGCTCCACCGCATGCACCTTGAACCTCATTTGGTTCCTTCCTTTCTAGCTTCTCGAAAGTTGCCATGTTGCCGCACACCGGATATGTTTATTATTGTGACATTGTGCAAGACACCGCACCGGATCTGAGGCGCAAAGCTGCTCGTCTAGTGGCGGCTAAATGTACGCTGGCAGCACGTGTCGATGCTTCCCACGAGAGTCATCTGGGCGAAATAGGTCAGCGGTTCCGGGAGGACATTGAGAAGAAGTTGGACAAGCTGCAAGAGCCGCCACCGGTTAAGTTCATCAAGCCTCTACCAAAACCGATCGAAGGTGGCAAGAAGAAACGAGGAGGAAAGCGCGTTCGAAAGATGAAGGAACGGTACGCCATAACCGAGTTCCGTAAGCAAGCTAATCGCATGAACTTTGGCGATGTAAGTATTTCGGATTTGCTTCAGTTATCGGTTGTACGGCACTGCAAATGGATTCCATTTTCAACACAGATTGACGAAGATGCATACCAGGAGGATCTAGGGTACACACGAGGGACGATCGGAAAAGCGGGCACCGGGAGAATCCGTTTGCCGCAGATCGACGAAAAGACTAAAGTGCGCATCAGCAAAACGCTGCAGAAGAACCtacaaaagcagcagcaagtctGGGGTGGCAGCACGACGGTCAAGAAGCACATCTCCGGTACGGCCTCCAGTGTTGCATTCACGCCACTACAGGGGCTGGAGATCGTGAATCCGCAGGCAGCGGAAAAACCGACGGGTGAAACGGGCGCAAAGTATTTCTCCAACACGTCCGGCTTTCTGTCGGTTGGCAAGAAAACTACATAAGCGACGACGGACAAGACGGTTCGAGATTCcaaataaagaaattaaatgtaaattacgaaacataacaaaaccgtttttttatattatCTCTTACAAAAGAAAGATACAGTAGATTGCTTTTTAAAACAATAGGAATACGGGCACCGAACTGTCCGAAATGCCCGGTGAACGGCATGTCTAAGACACTGACTTCTCACTTTACAGGGTCCAGAGAGCCGGAAATCGGAGTTCTATTGTCTGAGAAACTTGAATCGCCCATTCTTCCGATTTATCGATCAAAGTTATCTTTAATACAGAGCGATAAAAAGTCCACTAAATTAAACTGTGTTCTTGAGAAATATATACTACAACACGAAATGGATGCTACTGCTGGGGCAAGGATTCGTAAATTCAAACAACACTCTTAGTAGATATGTCTGCAAAACCTTGGTGTATTTTTAATGTAATTGTTTGGCCACTACTTTCgataaatcgatcgaaaaccatttttttcgtttcaacaaatgtacaaaaaaggacaaatgGTGGGGATCAGATGTGAGAATTTCTGAACCTAACACTCGGGCGGACCCTTTCTTTACGTGACTTACGATTCTGTTTTCTTACATTTAAGACTGTTCGACAATTTACAATAGAAATAAGATAAAATCCTTATCAATCCAGTCGAATCCGTGCTTAGCTAAAAAtaccgaaatggaaaacaatctGCGATCTCCGTAACGATCGTGCTCCTCCCCGGAGGAGTCACttcttcgcttccggttcTATGAAGCTGTACTGTCTTTTCACTGCAACGGTTTGAGAGATCAGCAAAAACAGCGAACATTGGGATATTGAATCCAAATTACAAGAACTTTTCTCaattcacaaacacactcaGACAagcacacgcaaacacacacaagcacacgcaAACATTCTAAATTACCTCAACTTGCCAACTCGACCTGAAGAGAGAGGTTTGGCTACAAACGTTGAAGTGGCGATCATGGAGATGATGGAGGCGAATGGTGGATGTCACGTGTGAAGGACGCTCACTTACCGGTTAGCTTCGGTTTGCTCGCTAACTTCTCGTTCAGCACCTCGACAAAGGTGGGCGTTAGATTTCCGTCGCTGTCGTACATCGACATCGTGACCCGCTTCGCGTCGCCCTTCCGTATGCTGCCGGTCGGTTTGAGGATCGATGCCGTCTGCTTTGGGACCGGGAGCGGAGAGCTGCAAACTGATACTGATAAAGAGTTGGACAAAGGTTGGACAGGATTCGAAAAAGCCGCATTACTCAAATCGAGACGAACAGTTCCTTGCCTGACAGGGCAGCATTGCATTCAGTATTAGAAGAGTGCATTGAAGGACGAGCACAACGATACGAAAAACCGGCAAACAATTGCaaacgaaaaatggcaaaaatcttTACACGATGGGTGCATCTTTCGAGGATGGCATGCAATGAAAGCTAGAAACAATCAGACGCCACGCTCTGTAGGATTTACATATCTTCCCGCGTACCTCTTGGTTCTCTGTACAGCCGCGGTTCGTGGATTTATTGAAACAAGTTTTCTCGAATAGCTAAACATACAATTGGCCTAAACAGTTCAACGTTTCTCTCACTATGCTTATCATTGGTaatgtttttcaaaaaaaaactctAACACATTTCCCAGGAAAAACGGCTCGTTCTACCTGGTGTTGTCTTTGTTTTTAAGTACACGATCATAAATTGGTCTCTACGTGGTTTTGgggcgcgtgtgtttgtgaatcgtttcacttttgttGTATCCTAACATTATTCATCAATTCGTCTAAGGGAAGTGGTATCAATTCTGTTAAGGGAATGTTTGTTTACCTCCACGATTCTAACTAATCGCTAAACAAACTCGCTAGTAATAGTGGCAATAATTGTAGTATCACTTTGGATGTACCGATTTCCTCGATAAGAGAAACCATTTAACAAATACTTCTTGCTTTGTTCGCGTGCTGCTCCTACGCCATCGGTTGGTAACGTTTGTCAGTGATCCTTGCGTGCCACTCTCATCTCTGGTGATTTGCGTGAGTGTAGGGTGTTTTACGAAAGCCACGGCAAAAACAACAGCAGTTACAGCACGGCACACGACACAACGGAAGTAACAACAGTCagcacaacgacgacaaaCCGGCCATGCATGCTGAAACCGGGTGCCGCGGTTGCAAGCGGCTTGGCAAATCGATTCACCATGAGTTAGAGCTTAGTGTCGttgatgctgccggtggtggtaacGGTGGGTGACGAGTGGCCAAGAATGGATGGTGGTGGAACGATCACGACGCTGGTCAATGCcccaccatcgccatcgtgcAGGCTGTGGGAGCGGCTGTGGCCGACGGACCGAGG
Coding sequences within it:
- the LOC128269030 gene encoding transcription termination factor 3, mitochondrial, whose translation is MRRIVAKAIEILVRADARSHVRQCSNVAVPLTQPSVKLRHYEDDLANEFNQLLREENRSVLEPVPDPLAVEAFPNTQPSFNFAAYVNKSNTLKQLVSLGVELHKLEKRKGIAQFVLRLDFDRDMREHIRFLSDAGVPSVALGEFITKNPLIFKEDLGNLQTRINYLNSKCFVPEQITRIVTKNPFWLMFNTKRIDGRLGYFQKTFQLDGGEVRTLAAKQPRLITYSMEHVRKNTFSVQEEMGFEKDEIKRLLLDKPRIWMINTEALQRRFDYIHRQMKLTHAEILQTPDLLLTREFRIKQRHGFLKFLGKTQYDPRKELYIPLKTLVAGTDEEFVTEIAKSNMECYNRFLKTL
- the LOC128269026 gene encoding phosphatidylserine synthase, with the translated sequence MKKRSSPPPAADRGIGNETQSLHASERTMVINEFKFINERPVDDISLNFFYKPHTITLLAVSIFGVMYFAFVRDQSDIHENIWAGMVCVIFFFLIISVLAFPNGPFTRPHPVVWRMLFGLSVLYLMFLQFLMFQDYKSIMGIFYWFDPKLKDFHIDMEKQYATNCSDMSLERIWSHVDVFAWGHFLGWAFKAVLIRHMGILWAISIMWEITEITFAHLLPNFAECWWDAMILDVLLCNGFGIWCGLRICKLLEMREYKWASIRDIFSTTGKLKRAVLQFTPESWAPVRWLDPKCTYMRFLAVSQLVLLWQLTELNTFFLKHIFEMPPSHPVVIGRLVFVGLFTAPSVRQYYIYVTDTRCKRLGTQCWVYIAILVSEAILCIKNGKELFERTQVKNILVWLLIQAVLSVLFVYGCMLWHRYVGEDESRDGSPVKKANRSFKDSAIVSGDSKGSKSGGASSAKSSPKSTPTKNTRSQQISPPHGSSVNAGRAHLD
- the LOC128268650 gene encoding U4/U6 small nuclear ribonucleoprotein Prp31 — its product is MSLADELLADLEDDNDDVEELDEAKEEAKSAAPADNGERDSDGEEDAMIFDVKDEPMEINVSVASIREICKLRDSDRLGKVLSQIETYAQNPRTTKEMVGNVESDPEYQLIVEANNIAVDIDSEISTIHRFVKDKYQKRFPELDSLIMVEMDYIRSVRELGNDLDQAKNNERLQEIITQATIMIVSVTASTTQGTKLEKHELDQIFEACDMAVELSDFKSKIFEYVESRMTFIAPNMSMIVGASTAAKLVGLAGGLTKLSKMPACNVQVLGAQKKTLSGFSKVAMLPHTGYVYYCDIVQDTAPDLRRKAARLVAAKCTLAARVDASHESHLGEIGQRFREDIEKKLDKLQEPPPVKFIKPLPKPIEGGKKKRGGKRVRKMKERYAITEFRKQANRMNFGDIDEDAYQEDLGYTRGTIGKAGTGRIRLPQIDEKTKVRISKTLQKNLQKQQQVWGGSTTVKKHISGTASSVAFTPLQGLEIVNPQAAEKPTGETGAKYFSNTSGFLSVGKKTT
- the LOC128269031 gene encoding reactive oxygen species modulator 1 yields the protein MPAVPGNVYNQNQQPSCFDRMKMGFTIGFCVGMASGALFGGFSALRYGLRGRELINNVGKVMVQGGGTFGTFMAIGTGIRC
- the LOC128269029 gene encoding endoplasmic reticulum-Golgi intermediate compartment protein 3 produces the protein MRFLDSLRRLDAYPKIDNEFSVRTVSGAALTLVSSIVIVVLVIGEINAYLSPNVAEELFVDTTRGHKLKINLDFTIPRISCEYVSLDAQDSTGEQHLHIEHNIYKRRLDLQGNQIEEPKKEDIQASTKRISSTEAPSTDKPACGSCYGAGRNESQCCNTCQEVIDAYRERKWNPNVEDFEQCKNSNDGSVEGQAFNEGCHIYGTLEVNRVEGRFHIAPGKSFSINHIHVHDVQPYSSSRFNTTHFINRLSFGEQFGFGTTQPLDGLYVIAAEGAMMFQYYIKIVPTMFVPLEGPTLYTNQFSVTKHQKSVTAMSGETGMPGIFVNYELSPLMVKYTEKQNSLGHFATNVCAIIGGIFTVAGIVDSLLFTSIHVIKRKIELGKAS